The following proteins are co-located in the Salinigranum halophilum genome:
- a CDS encoding hybrid sensor histidine kinase/response regulator produces MEGSIRVLVVDDEPPLARLVAEYLPREDDRLTVETATDAHEGLDRLEQTTIDCVVSDYDMPGMDGIEFLETVRDANPTLPFILYTGKGSEEVAGDAISAGVTDYLQKETGTDQYTLLANRITNAVERTRAEQARDRHLAAIENATEGISILDADGRFVYVNETYADLYGYDTAELLGEHWELVYPDEEIPVAREQILPTVERERYWHGETTGLRADGSTFVEDHTLATTDDGELICVVSDISDRKAQASELHRLRERFERFADVVPNGFFLVSADYSETYFVNSGIEDIYGISAAEAAADPETWLRHVHPDDRTELRQSLRRQQCGSAEWPVEQTFRIQHPAHGLRWVLTRVQPIRDQTSAVVELAGVATDVTARKRREADLDAARERYESLFENNPLAIWEEDFSETKARLDDLRDEVEDVETYLLAHPDEFRQLLATVDVIDVNQNAVEYYGAESKQDLLDSLDRVFTEDAYEVLAAEFAAIANGDRRFRGDTVYRSFDGERHDEMLDLYVPESAAEDYSHVFITGTDITERKRKERELRRERDRLDEFAGFVSHDLRGPLSIASGYLELACTECESDALPAIGRALDRMDQLITDLLTLAREGETVGAVAPVSLCDLVPRCWQHVETAEARLVVESPPTVSADRSRLTTLLENLFRNAVEHGGTDVTITVGELVDGEGFYVADDGPGIPRADRSTVFEAGYSKHSDGTGLGLAIVEQIAEAHGWEVSVTESTHGGARFEVTGDDTGLETTTRNETRNTH; encoded by the coding sequence ATGGAGGGTTCGATTCGGGTACTGGTCGTCGACGACGAGCCCCCGCTCGCACGGCTCGTCGCGGAGTACCTGCCGCGTGAAGACGACAGGCTCACGGTGGAGACGGCAACGGACGCACACGAGGGGCTCGACAGGCTCGAGCAGACGACCATCGACTGCGTCGTCAGTGACTACGACATGCCCGGCATGGACGGCATCGAGTTCCTCGAGACCGTCCGCGACGCGAATCCGACCCTCCCGTTCATCCTCTACACGGGGAAGGGGAGCGAAGAGGTGGCCGGCGACGCCATCTCCGCGGGCGTCACCGACTACCTCCAGAAGGAGACCGGCACCGACCAGTACACCCTGCTCGCCAACCGGATCACCAACGCAGTCGAGCGCACCCGGGCCGAACAGGCCCGCGACCGACATCTCGCGGCCATCGAGAACGCGACCGAGGGCATCAGCATCCTCGACGCCGACGGCCGCTTCGTCTACGTCAACGAGACCTACGCCGACCTGTACGGCTACGACACCGCGGAGCTGCTCGGCGAGCACTGGGAGCTGGTCTACCCCGACGAGGAGATTCCCGTCGCCCGCGAGCAGATCCTCCCGACCGTCGAACGCGAGCGATACTGGCACGGCGAGACGACCGGGCTCCGCGCCGACGGCAGCACGTTCGTCGAGGACCACACCCTCGCGACGACCGACGACGGCGAACTCATCTGCGTCGTCAGCGACATCAGCGACCGCAAAGCACAGGCGAGCGAACTCCACCGGCTCCGCGAGCGGTTCGAGCGGTTCGCGGACGTGGTCCCGAACGGGTTCTTCCTCGTCAGTGCCGACTACTCGGAGACGTACTTCGTCAACAGCGGCATCGAGGACATCTACGGGATTTCGGCCGCCGAGGCGGCGGCCGACCCCGAGACGTGGCTCCGACACGTGCATCCGGACGACCGCACCGAACTCCGACAGTCACTGCGCCGACAGCAGTGCGGCTCGGCCGAGTGGCCGGTCGAGCAGACGTTCCGCATCCAGCATCCCGCGCACGGGCTCCGCTGGGTCCTCACCCGGGTGCAGCCGATCAGAGACCAGACGAGTGCGGTCGTCGAACTCGCGGGGGTCGCGACGGACGTCACGGCGCGCAAGCGGCGCGAAGCAGACCTCGACGCGGCCAGAGAGCGGTACGAATCGCTGTTCGAGAACAACCCGCTCGCCATCTGGGAGGAGGACTTCTCCGAGACCAAAGCCCGTCTGGACGACCTCCGCGACGAGGTCGAAGACGTGGAGACGTACCTGTTGGCACACCCCGACGAGTTTCGACAGCTCCTCGCGACGGTCGACGTCATCGACGTGAATCAGAACGCGGTCGAGTACTACGGGGCCGAGTCGAAACAGGACCTCCTGGACTCTCTCGACCGGGTCTTCACCGAAGACGCGTACGAGGTGCTGGCTGCGGAGTTCGCCGCGATTGCGAACGGCGACAGACGGTTCAGAGGCGACACCGTCTACCGGTCGTTCGACGGCGAACGGCACGACGAGATGCTCGACCTGTACGTCCCCGAATCCGCGGCCGAGGACTACTCGCACGTGTTCATCACCGGAACGGATATCACCGAGCGCAAGCGGAAAGAGCGAGAGCTCCGTCGCGAGCGCGACCGCCTCGACGAGTTCGCCGGCTTCGTCTCACACGACCTTCGGGGGCCGCTGAGTATCGCGAGTGGGTACCTCGAACTCGCGTGTACTGAGTGTGAGAGCGACGCGCTCCCCGCCATCGGGCGGGCGCTCGACCGGATGGACCAGCTCATCACGGACCTGCTGACGCTCGCGCGCGAAGGTGAGACCGTCGGGGCGGTGGCTCCCGTCTCGCTCTGTGACCTCGTCCCCCGCTGCTGGCAGCACGTCGAGACGGCCGAGGCACGACTCGTGGTCGAGAGTCCGCCGACCGTCAGCGCCGACCGGAGTCGGCTGACGACGCTCCTGGAGAACCTGTTCCGCAACGCCGTCGAACACGGCGGCACCGATGTGACCATCACCGTGGGCGAACTCGTCGACGGCGAGGGGTTCTACGTCGCCGACGACGGGCCGGGCATCCCGCGCGCGGACCGCTCGACCGTGTTCGAGGCCGGCTACTCCAAACACAGCGACGGGACGGGGCTCGGTCTGGCCATCGTCGAACAGATCGCCGAGGCGCACGGCTGGGAGGTCTCGGTGACCGAAAGCACACACGGCGGCGCTCGGTTCGAGGTGACCGGAGACGACACCGGCCTCGAGACCACCACCCGTAACGAGACCCGAAACACCCACTGA
- a CDS encoding helix-turn-helix domain-containing protein, which produces MFLATVHFTQQRECILRELTAEVDSPVPIEIEEIQDGFVTFVLRAGSHADSFQTALAAADHVKHVQRLDADNLLVTKPSCGAYSAIYRNHGTLRRSNTISGRQREYNVLVFRREDLRAIIDDLEGFGTVTLGKLKRFRAGSDSALTDRQREVTTEALARGYYDWPRKITNERLAEELGISRATLHEHLRKAERTLLSAALTDRPERTAGGQFTPTES; this is translated from the coding sequence ATGTTCCTCGCGACGGTCCACTTCACCCAGCAGCGAGAGTGTATCCTCCGAGAGCTCACCGCCGAGGTCGACAGCCCGGTGCCGATCGAGATCGAGGAGATACAGGACGGCTTCGTGACGTTTGTGCTCCGCGCCGGTTCGCACGCCGACAGCTTCCAGACGGCGCTGGCGGCGGCCGACCACGTCAAACACGTCCAGCGACTCGACGCCGACAACCTCCTCGTGACCAAACCCTCCTGTGGGGCGTACTCGGCTATCTACCGGAACCACGGGACGCTTCGGCGGTCGAACACCATCTCGGGTCGCCAGCGGGAGTACAACGTGCTCGTCTTCCGGCGCGAAGACCTCAGAGCGATCATCGACGACCTCGAGGGGTTCGGGACGGTCACGCTCGGCAAACTCAAGCGGTTCAGAGCCGGAAGCGACTCGGCGCTGACCGATAGACAGCGCGAGGTCACGACGGAGGCGCTCGCACGTGGTTACTACGACTGGCCACGGAAGATAACGAACGAGCGACTGGCCGAGGAGCTAGGTATCAGTCGAGCGACGCTACACGAACACCTGCGAAAGGCCGAACGCACCCTGCTGTCGGCCGCACTGACAGACCGTCCCGAGCGGACCGCAGGCGGCCAGTTCACGCCGACGGAGTCGTGA
- a CDS encoding hydantoinase/oxoprolinase family protein: MTYNLGVDVGGTFTDVIVFDESTHELTIDKVLSTPANPSEGVLHGIEEATAKADTSVAELDLVFHGTTVVTNMLLEETGSRVGLITTAGHEDILHLARAWTPGPLYGWMGMEKPNPLADLVDTRGVGGSIASPSGAETEPLDEDAVRAAVSDLADAGVESLTVALLNSYLNPAHEERVREIVEEEAPSLPVSISSEIVPEYGEYERTLTTVINDYARPTVIDYLDDLDASLADAGSSATMNIVRSDGGLMSTAAAKGRPVELALSGPSGGVVGAATIASKKGVPDVLTLDMGGTSTDVSLVEEGTPETTRQTKVGYREFTSRSVDVNTVGAGGGSVARVQLNGSLQVGPESAGADPGPACYGQGGEEPTVTDANVVLGRIPSSAQLGGRMELDRAAAHDAVATIAEERGTTVEEAAQAILDIANENMHSALRVVSVERGYDPREFGLVAFGGAGPMHANALADVMGAYPLIIPPGPGVMSAFGFLTSDIQNEFAETYLETEADVDGGDIYDALRALEAEASDWLVSEGVDEADHAFDYVADCRYFRQDIQMSIPVAIENLRGEAGLAEIKDDFEARHDRQFGFSLDAPLEIANLRVIGKGTLQGVTIEEHEAAGTDPSAAELDTTEVYFDDAYHETPVYDRDRLRAGNELDGPAVITEDDSTVVVQPAHVATVDRYGNIEINRGETQ; this comes from the coding sequence ATGACATACAATCTCGGCGTCGACGTCGGCGGGACGTTCACCGACGTCATCGTCTTCGACGAATCGACGCACGAACTCACGATCGACAAGGTGCTCTCGACGCCCGCGAACCCCTCGGAGGGGGTGTTACACGGCATCGAGGAGGCGACGGCGAAGGCGGACACGTCCGTCGCCGAACTCGACCTCGTCTTCCACGGCACGACCGTCGTGACGAACATGCTCTTAGAGGAGACGGGGTCGCGCGTCGGCCTCATCACGACGGCCGGCCACGAGGACATCCTCCACCTCGCCCGGGCGTGGACGCCCGGGCCGCTGTACGGGTGGATGGGAATGGAGAAGCCGAACCCGCTCGCGGACCTCGTCGACACGCGTGGCGTCGGCGGCAGCATCGCCTCCCCCTCGGGTGCGGAGACCGAACCACTCGACGAGGACGCGGTCAGAGCGGCCGTCTCCGACCTCGCAGACGCCGGCGTCGAGTCGCTCACTGTCGCGCTGTTGAACTCGTATCTCAACCCGGCCCACGAAGAGCGCGTCCGCGAGATCGTCGAGGAGGAAGCACCCTCGCTGCCGGTGTCGATCTCCTCGGAGATCGTCCCCGAGTACGGCGAGTACGAGCGGACGCTGACGACGGTCATCAACGACTACGCGCGGCCGACCGTCATCGACTACCTCGACGACCTCGACGCGTCGCTGGCCGACGCCGGGTCGTCGGCGACGATGAACATCGTCCGCTCGGACGGCGGGCTGATGAGCACCGCGGCCGCGAAGGGTCGCCCGGTCGAACTCGCGCTGTCGGGTCCCAGTGGCGGGGTCGTCGGCGCGGCGACCATCGCCTCGAAGAAGGGCGTCCCCGACGTCCTGACGCTGGACATGGGCGGCACCTCGACCGACGTCTCGCTCGTCGAGGAGGGCACCCCGGAGACGACACGGCAGACCAAAGTCGGCTATCGGGAGTTCACCTCTCGGTCGGTCGACGTCAACACGGTCGGGGCCGGCGGCGGGTCGGTCGCCCGGGTGCAGTTGAACGGCTCGCTCCAGGTGGGGCCCGAGAGCGCCGGTGCGGACCCCGGTCCGGCCTGTTACGGCCAGGGCGGCGAGGAACCGACGGTGACGGACGCGAACGTCGTCCTCGGTCGGATTCCGTCGTCAGCCCAACTCGGCGGCCGGATGGAGTTGGATAGAGCGGCTGCCCACGACGCCGTCGCGACTATCGCCGAGGAACGAGGGACGACCGTCGAGGAGGCCGCACAGGCCATCCTCGACATCGCCAACGAGAACATGCACAGTGCGCTGCGCGTCGTGTCGGTCGAGCGGGGGTACGACCCGCGCGAGTTCGGCCTCGTCGCGTTCGGCGGGGCTGGCCCCATGCACGCCAACGCGCTCGCCGACGTGATGGGTGCGTACCCGCTCATCATCCCGCCCGGCCCGGGCGTCATGTCGGCGTTCGGCTTCCTCACCTCGGACATCCAGAACGAGTTCGCCGAGACGTATCTCGAGACCGAGGCGGACGTCGACGGGGGGGACATCTACGACGCGCTTCGCGCGCTCGAAGCGGAGGCGAGCGACTGGCTCGTCTCCGAAGGCGTCGACGAGGCCGACCACGCCTTCGACTACGTCGCCGACTGCCGCTACTTCCGACAGGACATCCAGATGTCGATTCCCGTCGCCATCGAGAACCTCCGCGGGGAGGCCGGCCTCGCGGAGATCAAAGACGACTTCGAGGCCCGACACGACCGGCAGTTCGGCTTCTCGCTCGACGCCCCGCTCGAAATCGCGAACCTCCGCGTCATCGGGAAGGGGACGCTCCAGGGCGTCACCATCGAAGAACACGAGGCGGCCGGCACCGACCCGAGCGCGGCCGAACTCGACACCACGGAGGTGTACTTCGACGACGCGTACCACGAGACGCCGGTGTACGACCGCGACCGACTGCGTGCGGGCAACGAACTCGATGGCCCTGCCGTCATCACGGAGGACGACTCGACCGTCGTCGTCCAGCCGGCACACGTCGCGACGGTCGACCGCTACGGCAACATCGAGATCAACAGAGGTGAGACCCAATGA
- a CDS encoding hydantoinase B/oxoprolinase family protein, translating to MSDSDTPEFVGEHDIDQTTLDIIESTLSNTRYEMDRVLETTAISPVIREQSDQFPLIADAEGRMVMGQFGSAIETILENSSFDRADLEDGDVIATNDPYMCAGAVSHTPDMLLLRPIFYDGDLVGFSSQWGNLMDVGGKTPGSMPVQARTIFEEGMRLPPVKLYKQGVIDEELLESFAHNTRLPDHAEADIKALAAGTKAAETRICELCDRFGKETYLEACDAILDRTRDGMIDLIHEFVPEGERYTFEDHVDDDGLGNGPIKLHLEIYREGDTVYLDWTGTDEQVPGTVNFLLNEKMFKMFTGVFLIMAFDPLLTFNDGYYDLFEVTLPEGSVLQPEFPAALGNRLPLMARQFDVLQATFSKLIEGFSVAGSYGTSPNLVYAGTDSDGNDFQMLEILYGGIPARPGGDGLDGHSWWPMFRTVPAEYQEAYYPLSIDEYSTRAGTGGAGEFRGGHGITKVYTFEEDGAITFQDDRAHTYPWGVDGGKYGGTSEKRLLRADGTEEDLPSKVENVAVAAGDKLVFSTAGGGGLGDPLDREPTVVAGEVERGLVSAAAARAEYGVVVADDGTVDQAATEERREEIRSSRGEPSQFDYGPLPDEETLAARIREERDTFENRHS from the coding sequence ATGAGCGACAGCGACACCCCCGAGTTCGTCGGCGAGCACGACATCGACCAGACCACCCTCGACATCATCGAGAGCACGCTCTCGAACACGCGGTACGAGATGGACCGGGTGTTGGAGACGACGGCCATCAGTCCCGTCATCCGCGAGCAGTCCGACCAGTTCCCCCTCATCGCCGACGCCGAGGGACGGATGGTGATGGGGCAGTTCGGGTCGGCCATCGAGACCATCCTCGAGAACTCGTCGTTCGACCGCGCCGACCTCGAAGACGGCGACGTCATCGCGACGAACGACCCCTACATGTGCGCCGGTGCGGTCTCGCACACCCCGGACATGCTCCTCTTGCGCCCCATCTTCTACGACGGCGACCTCGTCGGCTTCTCCAGCCAGTGGGGGAACCTGATGGACGTCGGCGGGAAGACGCCCGGGAGCATGCCCGTCCAGGCGCGGACCATCTTCGAGGAGGGGATGCGCCTCCCGCCGGTCAAACTGTACAAACAGGGTGTAATCGACGAGGAACTCCTCGAGTCGTTCGCGCACAACACGCGCCTCCCCGACCACGCCGAGGCCGACATCAAGGCCCTGGCCGCGGGGACGAAAGCCGCCGAGACACGCATCTGTGAACTCTGCGACAGGTTCGGCAAGGAGACGTATCTCGAAGCGTGCGACGCGATTCTCGACCGCACCCGCGACGGGATGATCGACCTCATCCACGAGTTCGTCCCCGAGGGCGAGCGCTACACCTTCGAAGACCACGTCGACGACGACGGCCTGGGCAACGGGCCCATCAAACTCCACCTCGAAATCTACCGCGAGGGCGACACCGTCTACCTCGACTGGACCGGGACGGACGAACAGGTGCCGGGGACGGTGAACTTCCTCCTGAACGAGAAGATGTTCAAGATGTTCACCGGGGTGTTCCTCATCATGGCGTTCGACCCGCTGCTCACGTTCAACGACGGCTACTACGACCTCTTCGAGGTGACGCTCCCCGAGGGGTCGGTGCTCCAGCCGGAGTTCCCGGCGGCGCTCGGCAACCGGTTGCCGCTGATGGCGCGGCAGTTCGACGTGCTCCAGGCGACGTTCTCGAAGCTCATCGAAGGCTTCTCCGTCGCCGGCAGCTACGGGACGTCGCCGAACCTCGTCTACGCGGGGACCGACTCGGACGGCAACGACTTCCAGATGCTCGAAATCCTCTACGGGGGCATCCCGGCCCGTCCCGGTGGGGACGGCCTCGACGGCCACTCGTGGTGGCCGATGTTCCGGACGGTTCCGGCGGAGTACCAGGAGGCGTACTACCCGCTCTCCATCGACGAGTACAGCACGCGCGCGGGCACCGGTGGCGCGGGTGAGTTCCGCGGCGGCCACGGCATCACCAAGGTCTACACGTTCGAAGAGGACGGTGCCATCACCTTCCAGGACGACCGCGCGCACACGTACCCGTGGGGCGTCGACGGCGGGAAGTACGGGGGGACGAGCGAGAAACGGCTGCTTCGCGCCGACGGGACCGAGGAGGACCTCCCCTCGAAGGTGGAGAACGTCGCCGTCGCGGCGGGCGACAAACTCGTCTTCAGCACGGCCGGTGGCGGTGGGCTCGGCGACCCACTCGACAGGGAGCCGACGGTCGTCGCCGGCGAGGTCGAGCGCGGGCTCGTCTCCGCGGCCGCGGCGCGCGCGGAGTACGGCGTCGTCGTCGCCGACGACGGCACCGTCGACCAGGCCGCGACCGAGGAGCGACGCGAGGAGATCCGCTCGTCCCGCGGGGAGCCCAGCCAGTTCGACTACGGCCCGCTCCCCGACGAGGAGACGCTCGCGGCTCGCATCCGCGAGGAACGAGACACGTTCGAGAACCGGCACAGCTGA
- a CDS encoding isochorismatase family protein translates to MDWPDDIDADYDDEAFGASVGLGDRPALLVIDLINAFTDPETDLGSDVDDVVDRTARLLDAFRDRNLPRYFTTVAYEDSYGDAGQFIEKVPALRELRLGTDAVEVDDRLAPEGDERVVLKKYASAFFGTDLQTELTTDRVDTLVLAGVTTSGCIRATAVDSLQHGYRTIVPADAVGDRAEGPHHANLFDIDAKYGDVVTTDVVLDHLAEDGDD, encoded by the coding sequence ATGGATTGGCCAGACGACATCGATGCGGACTACGACGACGAGGCGTTCGGCGCGAGCGTCGGGCTCGGCGACCGACCCGCGCTCCTCGTCATCGACCTGATAAACGCCTTCACCGACCCCGAGACGGACCTCGGGTCGGACGTGGACGACGTGGTCGACCGGACGGCCCGCTTGCTCGACGCGTTTCGAGACCGGAATCTGCCGCGGTACTTCACGACCGTCGCGTACGAGGACTCGTACGGCGACGCCGGACAGTTCATCGAGAAGGTCCCCGCGCTCCGGGAGCTCCGACTCGGCACCGACGCCGTCGAGGTCGACGACCGTCTCGCCCCCGAGGGCGACGAGCGTGTCGTCCTGAAGAAGTACGCGAGCGCCTTCTTCGGCACCGACCTCCAGACGGAGTTGACGACAGACCGCGTGGACACGCTCGTCCTCGCCGGCGTCACGACGAGCGGCTGTATCCGTGCGACGGCCGTCGACAGCCTCCAGCACGGCTACCGGACCATCGTGCCCGCCGACGCCGTCGGTGACCGCGCCGAGGGCCCACACCACGCGAACCTCTTCGACATCGACGCGAAGTACGGCGACGTCGTGACGACGGACGTCGTCCTCGACCACCTCGCGGAGGACGGCGATGACTGA
- a CDS encoding isocitrate lyase/PEP mutase family protein — protein sequence MTDAGARLRARLASDDLLVCPGVHDPLTAAVADVIGFDTIYMTGYGTSLSKIGYPDAGFITMPEMIENAANIQERIDVPLIADADNGYGNATNVVRTVREYIKAGVGGIHIEDQTFPKRCGHTKGRQVIPREEAVGKIQAASDVRDERGEEFVLIARTDARGTGDGSLDEAIGRANDFLDAGADVAFVEGPTDEAELQRVGTEVDGPLVYNFVGDLGSSPYVELDALSGWGFDVVLFPITATLSTIANVHEDLSAFADDPVAGMRRIDDKFNGQPVGSLHEFSGFPEVVEWERSYLPDEEQDKYEGSLGDEVDAEEN from the coding sequence ATGACCGACGCCGGCGCGCGACTCCGTGCGCGTCTCGCGAGCGACGACCTCCTCGTCTGTCCGGGGGTCCACGACCCGCTGACGGCGGCCGTCGCCGACGTCATCGGGTTCGACACCATCTACATGACCGGCTACGGGACGTCCCTCTCGAAGATCGGCTACCCCGACGCGGGCTTCATCACGATGCCCGAGATGATCGAGAACGCCGCGAACATCCAGGAGCGAATCGACGTGCCGCTCATCGCCGACGCCGACAACGGCTACGGCAACGCGACCAACGTCGTCCGCACGGTTCGAGAGTACATCAAGGCGGGCGTGGGCGGCATCCACATCGAAGACCAGACGTTCCCCAAGCGGTGCGGACACACCAAGGGCCGGCAGGTGATTCCGCGCGAGGAGGCCGTGGGGAAGATCCAAGCGGCGTCGGACGTCCGCGACGAGCGAGGCGAGGAGTTCGTCCTCATCGCCCGGACCGACGCCCGCGGGACCGGTGACGGCTCTCTCGACGAGGCGATCGGCCGGGCGAACGACTTCCTCGATGCCGGCGCGGACGTGGCGTTCGTCGAGGGGCCGACCGACGAGGCCGAACTCCAGCGGGTCGGCACCGAGGTCGACGGCCCGCTCGTGTACAACTTCGTCGGCGACCTCGGTTCGTCGCCGTACGTCGAACTCGACGCGCTCTCGGGATGGGGCTTCGACGTCGTGTTGTTCCCGATTACGGCGACGCTGTCGACCATCGCGAACGTCCACGAGGACCTCAGCGCGTTCGCCGACGACCCCGTCGCGGGGATGCGCCGCATCGACGACAAGTTCAACGGACAGCCGGTCGGGAGCCTCCACGAGTTCTCCGGCTTCCCCGAAGTCGTCGAGTGGGAGCGGTCGTACCTCCCCGACGAGGAGCAGGACAAGTACGAGGGCTCGCTCGGCGACGAGGTCGACGCCGAAGAGAACTGA
- a CDS encoding DUF5658 family protein: MPSESIKGRDIGFSGIFDVQRIRKRIVGRGRLRRGPATHNSAGGDGWGLSRTHWFRLEVGLWLVVSLAFALDGVTTTVGLQHGFVESNPLLRAAFAVFGSSVIWPLKAGALALALACWATLPRDERVLVPVVFGLPWAFAVGANLGLLLTL, from the coding sequence ATGCCGAGTGAGAGCATCAAGGGCCGCGATATTGGGTTTTCCGGCATCTTCGATGTACAACGTATCAGGAAACGTATTGTTGGTCGCGGGCGGCTACGCCGGGGACCTGCGACTCATAACTCAGCCGGGGGTGACGGGTGGGGCCTGTCGCGGACGCACTGGTTCCGTCTCGAGGTCGGACTGTGGCTGGTCGTCTCGCTCGCGTTCGCCCTCGACGGCGTCACCACGACGGTCGGACTGCAGCACGGGTTCGTCGAGTCCAACCCGCTGCTGCGTGCGGCCTTCGCCGTCTTCGGGAGCTCGGTCATCTGGCCGCTGAAAGCCGGCGCTCTCGCCCTCGCACTCGCGTGCTGGGCCACCCTGCCTCGCGACGAACGGGTGCTCGTCCCCGTCGTGTTCGGCCTCCCGTGGGCGTTCGCTGTGGGCGCTAATCTCGGGCTGTTGCTCACGCTGTGA
- a CDS encoding metal-dependent hydrolase: MPDLLAHALIAYALATLLSWHYEWLSAPYVTVAMAGAFVPDLTKVDLLFSSELVEVVLGIPFDWFALHTLGGSLVSLAIGVVLVASSERRRVAALLGLGAASHLLADALLLNASGHSYPLFWPLSYLHPPTPGLYLSTDPEPMVVAAAVASVVFVATRLRTKRAE; this comes from the coding sequence ATGCCTGACCTCCTGGCACACGCGCTCATCGCGTACGCACTCGCGACGCTCCTGTCGTGGCACTACGAGTGGCTCTCCGCACCGTACGTGACCGTCGCGATGGCCGGGGCGTTCGTCCCCGACCTGACGAAGGTCGACCTGCTGTTCTCGAGCGAACTCGTCGAAGTCGTCCTCGGGATACCCTTCGACTGGTTCGCGCTCCACACCCTCGGGGGGAGTCTCGTCTCGCTCGCCATCGGGGTGGTCCTCGTCGCGAGTTCCGAACGAAGGCGTGTCGCCGCCCTGCTCGGTCTCGGTGCGGCGTCGCATCTCCTCGCCGATGCGCTCTTGCTCAACGCCTCGGGACACTCGTACCCGCTCTTCTGGCCGCTGTCGTACCTCCACCCGCCGACGCCGGGGTTGTATCTGAGCACCGACCCCGAACCGATGGTCGTCGCTGCGGCCGTCGCGAGTGTCGTGTTCGTCGCGACGCGACTCCGCACGAAGCGTGCCGAGTGA
- a CDS encoding diadenylate cyclase yields MNHPDALRAEYATSQELMDLVRYAAETLSLEFTRWDEKYVTGPSLYCLIVADIDFGDYTDPLGGNVWPVEWCEVVANDPESFIEAARDVAFTRDGAVIISGDGTVQEQMVRVRNLNSQKSEREDVVAAEWMGTKHLSALEASTRRQVLWAITLSEEDGRVTTFVDGTYKDYERAELGGRWRPE; encoded by the coding sequence ATGAACCACCCCGATGCACTTCGCGCCGAGTACGCGACCAGTCAAGAGCTGATGGACCTGGTCCGGTACGCCGCCGAGACGTTGAGCCTCGAGTTCACGCGGTGGGACGAAAAGTACGTGACCGGCCCGAGCCTCTACTGTCTCATCGTCGCCGACATCGACTTCGGCGACTACACCGACCCACTGGGCGGAAACGTGTGGCCGGTCGAGTGGTGTGAGGTCGTCGCCAACGACCCCGAATCGTTCATCGAAGCGGCCAGAGACGTCGCGTTCACCCGAGACGGCGCGGTCATCATCTCCGGGGACGGCACCGTCCAAGAGCAGATGGTCCGCGTGCGGAACCTGAACAGTCAAAAGAGCGAGCGTGAGGACGTCGTCGCCGCCGAGTGGATGGGGACGAAGCATCTGAGTGCACTGGAGGCGTCGACCCGTCGGCAGGTGCTCTGGGCCATCACGCTGAGCGAAGAGGACGGCCGGGTCACCACGTTCGTCGACGGAACGTACAAGGACTACGAACGGGCGGAGCTCGGGGGACGGTGGCGACCCGAGTAG
- a CDS encoding HAD-IIA family hydrolase encodes MSANEYEAAVLDLDGTVYLGENLIPGVDAAISRLRDAVGPVRFLTNKAIDRRREYSDKLRRLGIDADRSDVVNSGWVTAQYVSKRYPESEVFVIGESPLLAEFRDAGVETTTDTPGDLVVASMDRGFDYDDLDIALRSLEQGGPFLATHPDRTCPTASGEIPDAAGMIGAVEGVTGRTVDEVLGKPSPRMIETTLDDVGVDPAACLVVGDRIETDILMGERAGMTTVLVLSGVTDREMILGADIDPDYVLESLAEIDDVLTDR; translated from the coding sequence ATGAGCGCGAACGAGTACGAAGCGGCCGTCCTCGACCTGGACGGGACGGTCTATCTCGGTGAGAACCTCATCCCGGGCGTCGACGCGGCCATCAGTCGCCTTCGGGACGCGGTCGGTCCCGTGCGGTTCCTCACGAACAAGGCGATCGATCGCCGCCGAGAGTACAGCGACAAACTGCGCCGCCTCGGAATCGACGCCGACCGGAGCGACGTGGTCAACTCGGGGTGGGTGACCGCTCAGTACGTCAGCAAGCGGTATCCGGAGTCGGAGGTGTTCGTCATCGGCGAGTCCCCGCTCCTCGCGGAGTTCCGCGACGCCGGCGTCGAGACCACCACGGACACTCCCGGCGACCTCGTGGTGGCGTCGATGGACCGGGGGTTCGACTACGACGACCTGGATATCGCCCTCCGGAGCCTCGAGCAGGGGGGCCCATTCTTGGCGACGCACCCGGACCGGACCTGTCCGACCGCGTCCGGTGAGATTCCCGACGCCGCGGGGATGATCGGTGCGGTCGAAGGGGTGACCGGCCGAACGGTCGACGAGGTGCTGGGGAAACCGTCGCCGCGGATGATCGAGACGACTCTCGACGACGTCGGCGTCGACCCGGCGGCGTGTCTGGTGGTAGGCGACCGCATCGAGACCGACATTCTGATGGGCGAACGCGCGGGGATGACCACCGTGTTGGTCCTCTCGGGGGTGACCGACCGGGAGATGATCCTGGGTGCCGACATCGACCCCGATTACGTCCTCGAGTCGCTCGCGGAGATCGACGACGTCCTTACCGACCGCTGA